gagtttaaaaattttcgttctttcaaaAATCCTGTACAACTCTGCTGCTTTCTATCAAATTTctagaataattttcattgatagTTCAAGACCCACGATCAGTTTCCCCTTCATTCTATATCACTATTTGTACTATTAATATGACATTTCGCACAATATTCTAaggatattttattagaattaacATGTAAACAGATTCCagtattgtttaaattttgAAACAGGTCTTCTTCTGTACAAGAATTTGGTACTTCAAGATCAATCGAACTCATAATTTCATCATATTTTGGGATATcttcaaataaatttacattaaatGGCGTCAATTCATCAAAATccatatcatcgatattagaATCTTTGGTTTCTTCTGAATTGCATATACTGTTTGTTGTTCCAGGAGTTATACTATCCGTTTCTTGCATGTATCTGCTATCTATACTGCTTGGTGTATTTATCATGAAATATGGTGTACTTAAAGgacttatatctatattattttctaagtcCTTATCATCCACATCATGACTAACATCAACTTTTTTAGGAACAGTATAAGTATGATCAGTATTTGAAAGAATTAGAGGTAatgtatttttactattaatattgttttccaTACTTTCATAACATTCAGTATTTTTCTCTTGTATAGCGTTAAGTTCCTGCTGCAAACTATTTTGTTCAATGTGATTATGTCTATTGATTATtgaatcaaaaatattataatttaaagaatctgatacattatttttaacattcggAAGACATGAACATTTTTGTTGTTTAGTTTCTGTATCCTGTATTTTCTGACTTTCTTGCAtctcattattaacgataacagattttttgttataagtatttaactttttcaaaccatcatttattgtttttaatagaGCAGTAATAGCAGTATTATTATGCAGAACACTTTTCAAATATGCAATTTCACCTGTCAGacgttttatatcttttccttGTTTCTGTATTGTATAAACAagtttcttattctctttttcataatacgataatgtgttttcaattttttccaaATATGCTTTTTTGCGAAGTCTGTTTTCTCTAGCCATTAAAGCATTACGGTTAAGACAAGGTCTTTTGGAAGGCCCTCGACCACGTCGGTGTGTCTGTTCTACTgtattattcgaaaatatcatattttcttcCCGATTACTTTGCAAATGTGTCTTACagtttcttttgaaattgaCATCACccatttcttcttcgttgcTCGAACttgcatattttttcttaaaatgcTTTGTGGTTGACATCGTTAATGATTTAAAGTAATCCAAATCTTGTACAATCACAAATTTACCAGATGTGGATCTTGCTTCgaaaatactatattattataatttctaaataatttaataaatctcCCGACGACGTGGCTTTAAAAAAGCGCAATAACTGGCACTGATTTACTGCAATTTATGAGAGAATCAATTGCTAAAAAATCCTCTCGCAGGAATGTCCAATATTAGAAGCGCCATCTTCAACGCCATTTTATAATAcagaaaatcattattattaaagattttattaactaatttctttattattttctgaataatattttaattgaattattttttatttattacttatcatatgacatttattttctaaattttatattagagcacaaaacgaaaaaattataataatatatttacaattcaacgagcaataataaataaaattaaataacaaataaatcttACGTATGATCAATTAAGTCGTTgaacatatttaaaaataaaaaaagaaataaaatgaagcgaaattgttatttaaatttaaatattttacaatgaaaAAGTTTCCTCTCTAGATTTTACTGATTCGTGACAGTGTTGCGAAGCCGCGCGGTAATGGAGTTATCTTGGATGATCGCGAAATTTTGCGCGAATTGTCGTATTATTTCTGTAACGTACGAATGTATGAGGTGCAACATTCCAATTCTGTTTttactttaaatattattgcaGTCCTAAAACTTATCAATTATAGTTTGAGTGGAAAAGGAGAGCTGAAATAAGTTTCAGTCAATGAGCCTAGGTACGTACTTAAAATggtgtacatacgtatatatatatgtacatagatacatatcgtatgatcgaaaaacataataaatttaaatataatcttaataaataataaaatctaataataaaatttgatattattacaagGAATATTCTCGAAGTTATAAcacgaaagataataaagtgaCATGAGAACTGAGCTCGATTGATCTTATAAAGTATCATACAAtatgaacatttttattttaaatgtttctttaatttcCATTCAATTTCATAACGGAGTATTATTATCAAGCTTTCATGTACATCATATAGTAAGAGTTATTTTACGTGTCATCATTtttgatgaaattaaatagaaaaatgttacgtaTTACCGGCTAATACGTTCCTAACCTATTAATCTTGAAGCTTCGTAGAATCATTCAGAATAATAAGCAATCTATAGATAGTTCGAATTCACTTCAAATCCATATCACAAGATTCTCTTcgcattttatttaatcgcaTGAAGccgaaagtaaaagaaagtatgagataatttgattttaaaataatcttaaaagagaatataattaaaagtaaatagtATCGCAAGACAAACACTTCGATGGTTGTAACGTGACGAtagtaaatatacatattaattgaTTCTCTCGTCgaaacatatttatttcttgtGAGAATAAGCGAGAAGGAAGAGTtcgattttttctatttgttgtTTGTATATATTCCCCACTCCACTATGCTAGGAAGGAACATCAATCGCGCATACATTTTCGTAACGTGAAATGAAACCGCGCGAGCGTGGTGGGGGTAATAGCAAGCGAACAGTCTGGGTTCGGGTGATTCCGTTGGTAATGGAGGGAGGGCGGCGAACGGCGGCGAAGGGGGCTCGTGCGCCGGCAAGCAAATCGTGTGTCAGACTCGTGGCAGAGGGGTCAGCGCGAGGGAAAGACACGAATCGAACATTTTCTGGGCTTAGCGGGTACGTTACCACGTTTTTCGgccattcctctctctctctctctctttctctctttctctctccctttttctctctctctttctctctatcgttcgctcgctcgttggttatttttcttttttccttcttttttctcggtTCTCGTatcatcttcctttcttccttgaaACCGTCGCGTGCctgttctcttccttttcgacGCGCCTCTCTACTTTACAAACACACGCTTGGTGTCTTTCTTGTACTATtgccctttctctttcttttctctctctat
This sequence is a window from Vespa crabro chromosome 9, iyVesCrab1.2, whole genome shotgun sequence. Protein-coding genes within it:
- the LOC124426996 gene encoding uncharacterized protein LOC124426996, which gives rise to MSTTKHFKKKYASSSNEEEMGDVNFKRNCKTHLQSNREENMIFSNNTVEQTHRRGRGPSKRPCLNRNALMARENRLRKKAYLEKIENTLSYYEKENKKLVYTIQKQGKDIKRLTGEIAYLKSVLHNNTAITALLKTINDGLKKLNTYNKKSVIVNNEMQESQKIQDTETKQQKCSCLPNVKNNVSDSLNYNIFDSIINRHNHIEQNSLQQELNAIQEKNTECYESMENNINSKNTLPLILSNTDHTYTVPKKVDVSHDVDDKDLENNIDISPLSTPYFMINTPSSIDSRYMQETDSITPGTTNSICNSEETKDSNIDDMDFDELTPFNVNLFEDIPKYDEIMSSIDLEVPNSCTEEDLFQNLNNTGICLHVNSNKISLEYCAKCHINSTNSDIE